ATTCGATGCCGATTATATTTCAAACAAGGATTAACAACTATCGACGTAGCTAGAATGTCAATATTTGTTACGTTATCATTAGGATTTACCCTACCCCTACTGGCCACACTAGCCGCCTTAATGAATACTAAAAATACCAGTCTGGCATTGCATTTATCACAAAATAGTGTGAGGTTAATTTCGAGTGGCATAATTTGTTTTTATGCAGGTATACTAATCTTTTTATATTGCAATCGATTAGAAACAAAACCGAATAAAAATACTCAATTATTCCAACTATTTCACTGGTCGATACGTTTACCTAATTTACACCTTGCATCTTACCAATTTGTAATTTCTTTAATCGATACTGTTTTAGCTGGGGCAATTCTTTACTTTTTATTACCAATACAACCACATTTTACTACTTTTATTATGATTTATATTTTGGCTTTAGTTGCTGGAGTATTAAGCCATATTCCTGGTGGTGTAGGGGTATTTGAAGCAGTAATTTTGGCTGCATTTTCATCTGAAATTGGGGCTGCGTCATTAACCGTTGCGTTAATTATTTATCGTATTATTTATATTTTAATACCACTTGTTATAGCGAGTTTTTTACTTTTAATAAATGAAAGCAAGCACCTTTTTACTATGCCTGAAGTTAAAGAAACAGAAACCGGTATTGCTGCAATTATTATGGCTGCGGCTGTGTTTTTTGCTGGTGTAGTGATGATGTTTTCAAGTGTTCTTCCTGGATTTAATCACTACTTAGTCAATACATTTATTCCCAATAAAATAATTAATATTGCTCATCTAGTCGCGAGTTTAATCGGTGTTTTATGTTTACTATTGGCAGTGGGTATACGCCGAAGACTTTATTCGGCTTGGGGTGCTTCGATAATTTTATTGTTTTTAGGTAGCATCTGCTCACTTTTACGTGGTTTACACTGGATAGAAGCTGGGACTTTATTAGCTATTGCGGTGTTATTAATCCATTTTAGACACGCTTTTTATCGCAAAAGTCGATTAAATGTATTACCTTTTCCTCTTAAATCATTTGCTGTCTGTTTTTGCTTAATTGCTGTTCTTGTATGGTTAATATTATTTATTTATCAAGATGTACCTTATAGCCACTCATTATGGTGGCAATTTGAGCTAGATACGCGAGTGCCACGTGCATTAAGAGCAACTTTGGGTAGTTTTATTTTATTAATTTGTATTATGCTCTATTGGCTATTTCATCCTGCTTTGCCAATTTTAAATAGTCCAAAACGTGAAGAGTTCATCAAAGCTCATCAAATTATTTTAGATTCAGAGCAGCCAGAAGGTGGACTTGCCATGACTGGCGACAAATCACTGTTATTCAATGAATCTCACACTGCTTTTATTATGTATGCCAAACGAGGCAGAAGCATGGTAGCACTGTATGATCCGATTGGCGATAATACTAAACGTGCTGATTTAATTTGGGCTTTTCGAGATTTATGTGATGCCCATCATCTTCGCCCAGTTTTTTATCAAGTTAAAGCTGATAATTTACCTTTTTATATGGATATTGGTTTGCGAACCATAAAATTAGGCGAAGAAGCTTTAGTTGATTTAGAAAAGTTTAATCTTTCATCTAAAGGGTATAAAGATCTTCGTTATACCTGGAATAGATGCCAACGCGATGGGCTTAGTCTTGAATTTTATGCGCCAGGTACTGCACCACTAGATGAGTTAAAAGTCATATCAGATACCTGGTTAAAAAACAAACGCTCCAAAGAAAAACAATTTTCATTGGGATCTTTTTCAAAGCCATATTTGGATAATTTCACTATTGCTGCAATCAAATTTGAAGGTCACATTATTGCTTTTGTCAATTTACTTGAAACGAATCAACATTACTCTGCTAGCATCGATCTAATGCGGTTTGCTCAAAATATTCCTAAACTAACCATGGAATTTTTAATGATTGGTTTAATACTACACTACAAAGAAAAAGGATTTAAATACTTTAGTTTAGGTATGGTACCTCTATCAGGCATGCAAAGAAGACGTGGAGCCCCATTAATTCAAAGGCTAGGTGCGTTAGTATTTAGGCGTGGTGGTCGGTTTTATAATTTTCAAGGATTACGTCGTTTTAAAGACAAATTTGCAACTCATTGGGAACCACGTTATATGGCTGTTCCTGCGGGACTAGATCCATTTGTTGCCTTAATTGATACCACTATACTGATTTCAGGTGGATTAACTGGCTTAAAAAAGAAAAAGAGCTGATTTTATGAAAAATTTCATACGCTATTTTTTGTTATTAATTGTCATATTATTGATAATTTTGCTTGTGTTTATTGGCGGGTATTATATAAAAAATAGTGGCAGTGCAACTGTAAAAACTATCACTATAAATAATGATTTTTCAGTAATATTAGCAAACCCCAAAAATTCAGCAGAAGCAGCTGCAATTATTGTTGCTACACAAAAAGATTATTTTACTGAAAAACAATTACTGGATTTATCCAAAAATATGGGTGCTAAGTTGGTTCAATTTAAATTGAAACCTCAGGCAAGTTGCGCCGAACAACAAAATCGTTTTAATCAAGCATCCAAAATATTAAATGAGCATAAATTTGTAGTTGCAGGTATGGAAGAAGGCGCTGCGTTTGCTTACCGCTGGCTCTCAAAACAACAAGATGACAACGCTAAAGCATTATCAATAGAATTCACTTTGGCTGATAAAGATTGTGAGGCACCTTTACCAAATCAAGCAACACATGGAACATGGCGAGTTATTTGGAATAATCCACCTGATGAACAAGTTGCAATTTTTCCTCGACAACAAAAACAAATTAAAGTAAC
The sequence above is drawn from the Gilliamella apicola genome and encodes:
- the mprF gene encoding bifunctional lysylphosphatidylglycerol flippase/synthetase MprF, coding for MRQSRNPIKASIGVVLVKILARKVLPWQLIEYFTRYRQFITLLFGLSIFFVALILCWHLLKDINLCDLKNAVDKLSFKSILFACLSAIGSYLILIGCEWSAARYAGVKLKPSVITLGGICASAIGNAIGLSALSGGAIRCRLYFKQGLTTIDVARMSIFVTLSLGFTLPLLATLAALMNTKNTSLALHLSQNSVRLISSGIICFYAGILIFLYCNRLETKPNKNTQLFQLFHWSIRLPNLHLASYQFVISLIDTVLAGAILYFLLPIQPHFTTFIMIYILALVAGVLSHIPGGVGVFEAVILAAFSSEIGAASLTVALIIYRIIYILIPLVIASFLLLINESKHLFTMPEVKETETGIAAIIMAAAVFFAGVVMMFSSVLPGFNHYLVNTFIPNKIINIAHLVASLIGVLCLLLAVGIRRRLYSAWGASIILLFLGSICSLLRGLHWIEAGTLLAIAVLLIHFRHAFYRKSRLNVLPFPLKSFAVCFCLIAVLVWLILFIYQDVPYSHSLWWQFELDTRVPRALRATLGSFILLICIMLYWLFHPALPILNSPKREEFIKAHQIILDSEQPEGGLAMTGDKSLLFNESHTAFIMYAKRGRSMVALYDPIGDNTKRADLIWAFRDLCDAHHLRPVFYQVKADNLPFYMDIGLRTIKLGEEALVDLEKFNLSSKGYKDLRYTWNRCQRDGLSLEFYAPGTAPLDELKVISDTWLKNKRSKEKQFSLGSFSKPYLDNFTIAAIKFEGHIIAFVNLLETNQHYSASIDLMRFAQNIPKLTMEFLMIGLILHYKEKGFKYFSLGMVPLSGMQRRRGAPLIQRLGALVFRRGGRFYNFQGLRRFKDKFATHWEPRYMAVPAGLDPFVALIDTTILISGGLTGLKKKKS